A portion of the Pseudarthrobacter defluvii genome contains these proteins:
- a CDS encoding carboxylesterase/lipase family protein: MTRLSTPSGSVRGSRLETDGTTVQRFLGIPYAAPPSGANRFRPPVPVVPWKEVLDRTVPGPAAPQNPELPAPPGATPRSWSEDGCLNLNIWTPGTDGPARPVMVWIHGGAYLSGANSDGMYDGGRLAAASGAVLVSINYRLGALGFLHLAELLGPGYEDSSNLALLDQLEALRWIRRNISAFGGNPDNVTIFGESAGAAAIGTLLGMPASEGLFRRAIMQSGTAERYRQPEESAHISAAFLELCGLDRGSAMELLSLPVERLLEAQAALERRIAAESYAVPLPFQPTVGTPSLPAPPLESVRSGVNAEVDLLIGTNLNEGSFAVEMRPPSAGDPAYPERAAAVLAGEGIPAIEAPGYACALAEVLNREPSGKELLEAAIGDSMYRQPSNRLLDARLLGVAHSAAAATSANTGKNFAYLFTWRSPAMGGKLGACHALDVPFVFRHLDIPEAAFLTRRKAPQSLSDAMSGAWAAFARHGAPEMAEREWPEYGQERSTMVLDAEPRLEADPRREIRKFFETVTPLP, translated from the coding sequence ATGACGCGTCTTTCCACCCCGAGCGGATCCGTCCGCGGCAGCCGCCTGGAGACTGACGGGACCACCGTGCAGCGGTTCCTGGGCATCCCGTACGCAGCGCCGCCGTCGGGCGCCAACCGCTTCCGGCCGCCGGTCCCGGTGGTGCCGTGGAAGGAAGTGCTGGACCGCACCGTTCCTGGCCCCGCCGCGCCCCAGAACCCTGAACTGCCTGCGCCCCCGGGCGCCACGCCGCGCAGCTGGAGCGAGGACGGGTGCCTCAACCTGAACATCTGGACGCCGGGGACTGACGGTCCGGCCAGGCCGGTGATGGTTTGGATCCATGGCGGCGCGTACCTTTCGGGCGCCAACAGTGACGGGATGTACGACGGCGGCAGGCTCGCCGCTGCGTCGGGCGCGGTGCTGGTGTCCATCAACTACCGCCTGGGTGCCCTGGGCTTCCTGCACCTGGCGGAGCTGCTGGGTCCCGGCTACGAGGACTCCTCCAACCTGGCCCTGCTGGACCAACTGGAGGCCCTGCGCTGGATCCGCCGCAACATCAGCGCCTTCGGGGGCAACCCTGACAACGTCACCATCTTCGGCGAGTCCGCAGGCGCTGCAGCGATCGGCACCTTGCTGGGCATGCCGGCGTCCGAAGGACTGTTCCGCCGGGCCATCATGCAAAGCGGGACTGCGGAACGGTACCGGCAGCCGGAGGAATCGGCGCACATCAGTGCCGCATTCCTTGAACTCTGCGGCCTGGACCGCGGCTCAGCCATGGAGTTGCTGAGCCTCCCGGTGGAGCGGCTTCTCGAGGCCCAGGCCGCCCTGGAACGGCGCATTGCCGCGGAGTCCTATGCCGTTCCGCTGCCGTTCCAGCCCACTGTGGGCACACCGTCGCTGCCGGCCCCGCCACTTGAAAGCGTGCGCAGCGGGGTCAACGCCGAGGTAGACCTGCTGATCGGGACCAACCTCAACGAGGGCTCCTTCGCGGTGGAGATGCGTCCGCCTTCCGCCGGTGACCCGGCCTACCCCGAGCGCGCGGCCGCAGTGCTCGCAGGGGAAGGGATCCCCGCCATCGAAGCACCCGGCTACGCCTGTGCGCTTGCAGAGGTGCTCAACCGGGAGCCGTCCGGAAAGGAACTGCTCGAGGCCGCCATCGGGGATTCCATGTACCGCCAGCCCAGCAACCGGCTGCTTGACGCGAGGCTGCTGGGTGTCGCCCACTCGGCCGCCGCCGCGACCTCCGCCAATACCGGGAAGAACTTCGCCTACCTGTTCACGTGGCGGAGTCCCGCCATGGGCGGGAAACTCGGCGCCTGCCACGCCCTGGACGTCCCCTTCGTCTTCCGGCACCTGGACATCCCCGAAGCCGCCTTCCTTACCCGCCGTAAGGCGCCGCAGTCCCTCAGCGACGCCATGAGCGGCGCCTGGGCTGCCTTCGCGCGCCACGGCGCGCCGGAGATGGCCGAACGTGAGTGGCCGGAGTACGGGCAGGAGCGCAGCACCATGGTGCTCGACGCCGAGCCCCGCCTGGAAGCCGACCCCCGGCGGGAGATCAGGAAATTTTTCGAAACGGTCACTCCGCTGCCATAG
- a CDS encoding GAF and ANTAR domain-containing protein, producing the protein MGAHIVWLLTTVPEVCPVLKAGVPEGEDFADVALHLQESFLQNPEVEAFLRDLAEYAASRLAPLNHECCCEITVLRPKKPAATAGSRADGALLSPLESDHGDGPGLLAMRTGSTVLVADLRREQRWPEYVRAVRRHGFLSVLSIPAALEGDARGMMTFYCTAPVDITDEIHVAETFVRQASKGLTLALRMLKLEETRDGMSAAMQTRTVIDLATGAIMAQNRCSQAAAFKLLKDASNTRNMKLREVAAAVVASVAGVADTFTYFDE; encoded by the coding sequence GTGGGCGCCCACATCGTGTGGCTTTTAACTACTGTCCCGGAGGTATGCCCCGTGCTCAAGGCCGGCGTCCCTGAAGGCGAGGACTTCGCAGACGTTGCCCTGCATCTTCAGGAGTCGTTCCTGCAGAACCCTGAGGTTGAGGCATTCCTTCGGGACCTGGCCGAGTACGCCGCGTCCAGGCTGGCTCCGCTGAACCATGAATGCTGCTGTGAAATTACGGTGCTGCGGCCCAAGAAACCCGCAGCAACTGCCGGAAGCAGGGCCGATGGAGCGCTGCTGAGCCCGTTGGAGTCCGACCATGGTGACGGCCCGGGCCTGCTGGCGATGCGGACCGGCAGTACCGTTCTGGTGGCGGACCTGCGGCGGGAGCAGCGTTGGCCGGAGTACGTCCGGGCAGTGCGGAGGCACGGTTTCCTTTCGGTGCTAAGTATCCCCGCAGCGCTGGAAGGGGATGCCCGGGGCATGATGACGTTCTACTGCACAGCGCCTGTTGACATAACGGACGAAATCCACGTTGCCGAGACCTTTGTGCGGCAGGCGTCCAAGGGGCTCACACTCGCCCTGCGTATGCTGAAGCTGGAGGAAACCAGGGACGGCATGAGCGCCGCCATGCAGACCCGCACGGTCATCGACCTGGCCACGGGCGCCATCATGGCGCAGAACAGGTGCAGCCAGGCCGCTGCCTTCAAGCTGCTGAAGGATGCATCCAACACCCGGAACATGAAGCTCCGCGAGGTTGCGGCCGCTGTGGTCGCGTCGGTGGCCGGGGTGGCGGACACCTTCACCTACTTCGACGAGTAG
- a CDS encoding AAA family ATPase gives MPLRTYPIRRLAEDPGNVLDRSRWPADLPPVAQVLEQGLDLGPATVLVGENGSGKSTLVEAIALAYGLSPEGGSTGARHVTRPTESVLGNHLQLVRNAGATRRGYFLRAETMHGFYTYLEKNPSTFLPDIPFHDMSHGESFLQLAADRFHGPGLWLLDEPESALSFSGCLSLLSVLKELMADGKSQVVMSTHSPLLAAFTGATILEVGPWGLRRRRWEELELVANWRNFLGSPERYLRHI, from the coding sequence ATGCCTCTGCGCACCTACCCGATCCGGCGGCTGGCAGAGGATCCTGGAAACGTCCTTGACCGCTCACGCTGGCCGGCCGACCTGCCGCCGGTGGCCCAGGTCCTTGAACAGGGGCTGGACCTGGGACCTGCCACCGTCCTGGTGGGCGAAAACGGTTCGGGTAAATCCACGCTGGTGGAGGCCATAGCGCTCGCCTACGGTTTGTCTCCTGAAGGCGGCTCAACTGGTGCCCGGCATGTTACCCGGCCCACCGAATCAGTCCTGGGGAACCACCTCCAGCTGGTCCGCAACGCCGGTGCGACGCGCCGCGGCTACTTCCTCCGCGCGGAAACCATGCATGGGTTCTACACCTACCTGGAAAAGAACCCCAGCACTTTCCTTCCTGACATCCCGTTCCATGACATGTCGCATGGCGAGTCCTTCCTGCAGTTGGCCGCTGACAGGTTCCATGGCCCGGGCCTGTGGCTCCTGGACGAGCCGGAATCCGCCCTGTCCTTTTCCGGTTGCCTCAGCCTGTTGTCAGTCCTGAAGGAATTGATGGCCGACGGTAAATCCCAAGTGGTGATGTCCACCCACTCCCCTCTGCTGGCGGCTTTTACCGGCGCCACCATCCTCGAAGTGGGACCCTGGGGCCTGCGGCGGCGGCGCTGGGAGGAGCTGGAGCTCGTGGCCAACTGGCGGAACTTCCTGGGCTCGCCCGAGCGCTACCTCAGGCACATTTAG
- a CDS encoding universal stress protein — protein sequence MAGNGSFRIVVGVDGSEQSKAAMDWAIEESRLRKGEVQALTAWSFPYVSDAMGTAWDYDIFEKDAQAILEAELERVKDRGVTVSGRVMEGNPASALIDASRDADLIAVGSRGHGGFTGMLLGSVSHQTIHHAHCPVLVIREPSPE from the coding sequence GTGGCCGGCAACGGAAGTTTCAGGATCGTAGTGGGGGTTGACGGCTCCGAGCAGTCCAAGGCGGCGATGGACTGGGCAATTGAGGAGTCCAGGCTGCGCAAGGGTGAGGTCCAGGCGTTGACGGCCTGGAGCTTTCCTTACGTCAGCGACGCCATGGGCACGGCCTGGGACTACGACATCTTCGAGAAGGACGCGCAGGCCATTCTTGAAGCGGAACTCGAACGCGTCAAGGACCGGGGTGTGACGGTTTCCGGGCGGGTCATGGAAGGGAACCCGGCGTCGGCGCTCATCGATGCCTCCCGCGACGCTGATCTCATTGCCGTCGGTTCGCGCGGCCACGGCGGGTTCACCGGAATGCTCCTTGGCTCCGTGTCCCACCAGACCATCCACCACGCACACTGTCCGGTGCTGGTGATCCGGGAACCATCACCTGAGTAG
- a CDS encoding SDR family NAD(P)-dependent oxidoreductase — protein MAQFTDRVALVTGGGSGIGEATSKELAAKGAKVVVLDLDLHAAQRVADEITQGGGTASALQGNTAAKEDNEKAVQFAIETYGKLNYAVNNAGIGGKQAPAGELDLDDWDKVIGINLNGVLYGLRYQIPAMLDAGAKESAIVNMASIHGSVAAPMSSAYTAAKHGVVGVTKNAAAEYGAQGLRINSVGPGYIATPLLDKNLNEEARKALTAKHPLGRLGTAEEVAHMVCFLLSDEASFATGGYYLVDGGYTSV, from the coding sequence ATGGCACAGTTCACGGACAGGGTTGCACTGGTTACCGGCGGCGGGTCGGGGATCGGTGAGGCCACCTCAAAGGAGTTGGCGGCCAAGGGCGCAAAAGTCGTTGTGCTGGACCTCGATCTGCACGCCGCGCAGCGGGTGGCCGATGAGATCACCCAGGGCGGCGGGACCGCCAGTGCCCTGCAGGGCAACACCGCAGCCAAGGAAGACAACGAAAAGGCGGTCCAGTTCGCCATAGAGACCTACGGCAAATTGAATTACGCGGTGAACAACGCGGGAATCGGCGGCAAGCAGGCACCGGCCGGGGAGCTGGACCTGGATGATTGGGACAAGGTCATCGGCATCAACCTCAACGGTGTGCTGTACGGCTTGCGGTACCAGATTCCGGCAATGCTCGACGCCGGCGCAAAGGAAAGTGCCATCGTCAACATGGCCTCCATCCACGGTTCAGTGGCAGCGCCGATGAGCAGCGCATACACCGCAGCGAAGCACGGCGTGGTGGGCGTGACCAAGAACGCCGCCGCCGAATACGGTGCCCAGGGCCTGCGCATCAACTCCGTCGGCCCCGGCTACATCGCCACCCCGCTGCTGGACAAGAACCTGAACGAGGAAGCCCGAAAAGCCCTGACCGCCAAGCATCCGCTGGGCCGCCTGGGTACCGCGGAGGAAGTCGCCCACATGGTGTGCTTCCTGCTTTCGGATGAGGCATCGTTCGCCACTGGCGGTTATTACCTTGTGGACGGCGGCTACACCAGCGTCTGA
- a CDS encoding FadR/GntR family transcriptional regulator: MTIPKAALSPDLHSSLVENLGLAIAEGTLAPNSILRLDELEAQHKVSRSVIREATRVLSSMGMLESRRRLGTVVQPEASWNLYDPQVIRWRLASAKRLEQLQALNELRGAIEPQAARLAAERASLDAASDLVSMAARLWAAGQRGDQDEFLRLDIEFHAAVLNASGNLMFSQLHKLVAEVLSGRTQHGLMPHLPDHEALQMHVDVASAIQHRDAGAAHAAMSRIVEQSTEEMGDIWSSSHPG; encoded by the coding sequence ATGACCATCCCAAAGGCGGCGTTGTCCCCCGACCTGCATTCATCGCTGGTCGAGAACCTGGGGCTCGCCATCGCTGAGGGAACGCTGGCGCCGAACTCGATCCTGCGGCTGGATGAGTTGGAGGCGCAGCACAAGGTGTCCCGCTCCGTGATTCGGGAGGCTACCCGCGTCCTGTCCTCCATGGGAATGCTTGAGTCCCGGCGTCGGCTGGGGACGGTGGTCCAGCCGGAGGCAAGCTGGAACCTCTACGACCCTCAAGTGATCCGGTGGCGGCTGGCATCGGCCAAGCGGCTTGAACAGCTGCAGGCGTTGAACGAACTGCGCGGTGCCATCGAGCCGCAGGCTGCCCGCCTGGCTGCCGAGCGGGCCTCCCTTGATGCGGCCAGCGATCTGGTTTCCATGGCGGCGCGGCTGTGGGCCGCCGGGCAACGGGGCGACCAGGACGAATTCCTGCGCCTGGACATCGAATTCCACGCCGCGGTCCTCAACGCTTCCGGCAACCTGATGTTTTCGCAGCTTCACAAGCTCGTGGCTGAAGTGCTGTCAGGGCGCACCCAGCACGGCCTGATGCCCCATCTTCCGGATCATGAGGCGCTGCAGATGCACGTGGACGTAGCCAGCGCCATCCAACACCGCGACGCCGGTGCCGCACACGCCGCCATGAGCAGGATTGTGGAGCAGTCCACGGAAGAGATGGGCGATATCTGGTCCAGCAGCCACCCGGGCTGA
- a CDS encoding ABC transporter substrate-binding protein: protein MKRRSIVKYAAVAAVMSLGLTACSGGGGGSDQAKQSGTVRVTLANHVWTDGIKAAIPEFEKSSGLKVELTQLGEDQLSDQYNVKLNAGSDEIDVMMYRPLQEGKAFAKNGYLADLTKNVSSDSNWDWKDYQEGPVKATTVDGKVVGVPIITEREVLYYRKDLLQAAGLQVPKTMDELEAAAKAIKASSPNTAGFVARTGKSAAVTQFSSFLYSFGGDFVDSSGKASVNTDAAKKAYSFYGGLIKNYGPANVSTDMSWPEAMAIFTQGGAAFYTEADSLYKNATDPAKSKVADKVGFAPLPAGPAGSKPYNIPSWALGVNQNSSNQENAWKFIQWATSKERTLEAQKAGVPGPRTSVWANPDGTSTYPKDLADAIAASAKSGVGHDRPEVVTVGKAREIVGAPIVATITGADSAAAANDAQTAFQTFLDSEKK, encoded by the coding sequence ATGAAGCGGCGTTCAATTGTGAAGTACGCGGCAGTTGCCGCAGTGATGTCGCTGGGGCTGACAGCCTGCAGCGGCGGTGGAGGCGGCAGCGACCAGGCCAAGCAGTCCGGAACGGTCCGCGTCACCCTCGCCAACCACGTCTGGACCGATGGCATCAAGGCAGCCATTCCCGAGTTCGAGAAGTCCAGCGGACTCAAGGTCGAGCTCACCCAGTTGGGCGAAGACCAGCTCTCTGACCAGTACAACGTCAAGCTCAACGCAGGCAGCGACGAGATCGACGTCATGATGTACCGCCCGCTCCAGGAAGGCAAGGCATTCGCCAAGAACGGCTACCTGGCCGACCTGACCAAGAACGTCTCCTCCGACTCGAACTGGGACTGGAAGGACTACCAGGAAGGCCCGGTCAAGGCCACCACCGTTGACGGCAAGGTGGTTGGTGTCCCGATCATCACCGAGCGTGAAGTCCTGTACTACCGCAAGGACCTGCTGCAGGCTGCCGGGCTCCAGGTGCCCAAGACCATGGATGAACTGGAAGCCGCGGCCAAGGCCATCAAGGCATCCTCCCCGAACACCGCTGGCTTCGTAGCCCGCACCGGCAAGTCCGCCGCCGTCACCCAGTTCTCCAGCTTCCTGTACAGCTTCGGCGGCGACTTCGTCGACTCCAGCGGCAAGGCCTCCGTCAACACCGATGCCGCCAAGAAGGCCTACTCCTTCTACGGTGGCCTGATCAAGAACTACGGCCCCGCCAACGTCAGCACGGACATGAGCTGGCCTGAGGCGATGGCCATCTTCACCCAGGGCGGCGCTGCCTTCTACACCGAAGCTGATTCGCTCTACAAGAACGCCACCGACCCCGCCAAGTCCAAGGTTGCGGACAAGGTTGGCTTCGCCCCGCTGCCGGCTGGCCCCGCCGGCTCCAAGCCCTACAACATCCCCTCCTGGGCCCTTGGTGTGAACCAGAACTCCAGCAACCAGGAGAACGCCTGGAAGTTCATCCAGTGGGCCACCAGCAAGGAGCGCACGCTGGAAGCCCAGAAGGCCGGCGTCCCCGGACCCCGCACCTCCGTCTGGGCCAACCCTGACGGAACCTCCACCTACCCCAAGGACCTCGCCGACGCGATTGCCGCCAGCGCCAAGAGCGGCGTGGGCCATGACCGTCCCGAGGTAGTCACCGTGGGCAAGGCCCGCGAAATCGTGGGCGCTCCGATCGTTGCCACCATCACCGGCGCTGACTCCGCCGCCGCGGCCAACGACGCCCAGACTGCCTTCCAGACCTTCCTGGACAGCGAAAAGAAGTAG
- a CDS encoding carbohydrate ABC transporter permease produces the protein MSVLNPPRSARTRRAGGPSGARGSFSAWANRHRKWLFAAPAMIFVGVLIVFPLAWTLYLSLTDSQGSVRAATEFIGLQNYLTVLSDTERFWPAVGRTLAFTGVALAFEVVLGMGIALLLWRPFRGEKWVRVAILLPLVATPVAVGMMWRLIFDPNIGFVNQLLGMVGIPPQPWLSGQDTALGTTIFMDVWQWTPMVVLILLAGLTSLSDEPDEAARVDGANAFQRFFFITLPLMMPTVIVAILLRGIDALKTFDILYATKGKGGGSFHEVETLNVYAYGLSFDYNQYGLSSAVLILFFMIIIGSMWLLTMRKKAVSK, from the coding sequence ATGTCTGTATTGAACCCTCCCCGCAGTGCCCGCACCCGCCGGGCCGGCGGCCCCTCCGGAGCCAGGGGGAGCTTTTCCGCCTGGGCCAACCGGCACCGCAAGTGGTTGTTCGCGGCACCGGCCATGATCTTCGTCGGTGTCCTGATCGTCTTCCCACTTGCCTGGACCCTGTACCTCAGCCTCACCGACTCCCAGGGCTCCGTCCGGGCCGCCACGGAGTTCATCGGGCTCCAGAACTACCTCACGGTCCTCAGTGACACCGAGCGCTTCTGGCCCGCAGTAGGCCGCACCCTTGCCTTCACCGGCGTCGCGCTGGCCTTCGAAGTAGTGCTGGGAATGGGCATCGCGCTGCTCCTGTGGCGGCCGTTCCGCGGGGAAAAGTGGGTCCGCGTGGCCATCCTGCTGCCGCTGGTGGCAACCCCCGTGGCCGTCGGCATGATGTGGCGGCTGATCTTCGATCCCAACATCGGCTTCGTCAACCAGCTCCTGGGCATGGTGGGCATCCCGCCCCAGCCGTGGCTGTCCGGCCAGGACACCGCCCTGGGCACCACCATCTTCATGGACGTCTGGCAGTGGACCCCCATGGTGGTCCTCATCCTGCTGGCCGGCCTGACCTCGCTGTCCGACGAACCGGACGAGGCCGCCCGCGTGGACGGCGCCAACGCCTTCCAGCGGTTCTTCTTCATTACCCTGCCCCTTATGATGCCCACCGTGATCGTGGCCATCCTGCTGCGCGGCATCGACGCCTTGAAGACCTTCGACATCCTCTACGCCACCAAGGGCAAGGGCGGCGGCTCGTTCCATGAAGTGGAGACGCTGAACGTCTACGCCTACGGACTGAGCTTCGACTACAACCAGTACGGGCTCTCCTCGGCGGTGCTGATCCTGTTCTTCATGATCATCATCGGTTCCATGTGGCTGCTCACCATGCGCAAGAAAGCGGTAAGCAAATGA
- a CDS encoding carbohydrate ABC transporter permease, whose translation MTVMTDSAAPSADNTPRRRRKPLGTRAYKVFRVVALIVVVLFLLAPLFWMLLASLKTNVDIYDTAKAFIFSPTFENYANVLQRNNYFVFVVNSFWVAFVSTALSIVLGVPAAYAMSRFTMHRSALVVLMARVIPGVSLLVPWYYVFSNLRMVGKFEVLILSHMFVALPLIVYIMMSYFDSLPLELEESAEVDGLTPIGAFRLITLPLAVSGIATAGILSFIFSWNNFMFALVLSGAKTKTLPVAIFDFVSYASIDWGGLMAAATVVTIPIMIIALFTQKYIVSGLTAGATKG comes from the coding sequence ATGACCGTCATGACAGACTCCGCCGCCCCGTCCGCGGACAACACGCCCCGGCGCCGCCGCAAGCCCCTGGGCACCCGCGCGTACAAAGTGTTCCGTGTGGTGGCACTGATCGTGGTGGTGCTGTTCCTGCTCGCGCCGCTGTTCTGGATGCTCCTGGCGTCGCTGAAGACCAACGTGGACATCTACGACACCGCCAAGGCCTTCATCTTCTCGCCCACCTTCGAGAACTACGCCAACGTGCTGCAGCGCAACAACTACTTCGTGTTCGTCGTCAACAGCTTCTGGGTGGCGTTTGTCTCCACCGCGCTGTCCATCGTCCTGGGCGTCCCCGCTGCCTACGCGATGAGCCGGTTCACCATGCACCGCTCCGCGCTGGTGGTCCTTATGGCGCGCGTCATCCCGGGCGTCTCACTCCTGGTGCCCTGGTACTACGTTTTCTCCAACCTGCGCATGGTGGGCAAGTTCGAGGTACTGATCCTCAGCCACATGTTCGTGGCCCTGCCGCTGATCGTGTACATCATGATGAGCTACTTCGACTCCCTGCCGCTGGAACTGGAGGAGTCTGCCGAGGTGGACGGCCTTACGCCGATCGGGGCGTTCCGGCTGATCACCCTTCCGCTGGCGGTCTCCGGCATCGCCACCGCGGGCATCCTGTCCTTCATCTTCTCGTGGAACAACTTCATGTTCGCGCTGGTGCTCTCCGGTGCCAAGACCAAGACGTTGCCGGTGGCGATCTTCGACTTCGTCTCCTACGCCAGCATCGACTGGGGCGGGCTGATGGCAGCGGCCACCGTGGTGACCATCCCCATCATGATCATTGCGCTCTTCACGCAGAAGTACATCGTCTCCGGCCTGACCGCCGGCGCCACCAAGGGTTAG
- the dgoD gene encoding galactonate dehydratase — protein sequence MTVISRIETFLVPPRWLFVRIETDSGIVGWGEATCEGRSETVRAAVEQLSELLIGRDALRIEDHWQVMTKGSFYRGGPILASAVSGLDQALWDIAGKHFNTPVHQLLGGHVRDRIRMYGWVGGDEPNEVADQISAQLEVGLTAVKMNASGRMSPVASVAEIDGVIRRVAAARQVLGDHRDVAVDFHGRFSLANAKRVAPLLEPFRPFFLEEPVVPENTHLLREFTSSTTTPVSTGERLYSRQEFLPALQAGIAVAQPDLSHAGGITEVRKIAALAEVYEVQLAPHCPLGPLALAACLQVGFATPNFLIQEQSIGIHYNQGAEVLDYVVDKTPFKFVNGHIERLTGPGLGVEIDEAVVRAADKRGHAWRGPVWRHPDGSFAEW from the coding sequence GTGACCGTCATCAGCCGGATCGAAACATTCCTCGTCCCGCCCCGCTGGCTCTTTGTCCGGATCGAGACCGACAGCGGAATCGTGGGGTGGGGCGAGGCCACCTGCGAGGGCCGCAGCGAAACGGTGCGCGCCGCCGTCGAACAACTCTCGGAACTGCTCATCGGCAGGGACGCCCTCCGGATCGAAGACCACTGGCAGGTGATGACCAAGGGGTCCTTCTACCGCGGCGGCCCGATCCTGGCCAGCGCCGTCTCCGGCCTGGACCAGGCCCTGTGGGACATCGCCGGCAAGCACTTCAACACCCCCGTGCACCAGCTCCTGGGCGGCCATGTCCGCGACCGGATCCGGATGTACGGGTGGGTGGGCGGCGACGAACCCAACGAGGTGGCGGACCAGATCAGCGCCCAGCTTGAAGTGGGGCTGACCGCCGTGAAGATGAACGCCAGCGGCCGGATGAGCCCGGTGGCGTCCGTCGCGGAGATCGACGGCGTCATCCGCCGTGTCGCCGCGGCGCGCCAGGTCCTGGGCGACCACCGGGATGTGGCCGTCGACTTCCACGGCCGCTTCAGCCTGGCGAACGCGAAACGGGTGGCGCCGCTGCTGGAGCCGTTCCGGCCTTTCTTCCTCGAAGAGCCGGTGGTTCCGGAGAACACCCACCTGCTGCGCGAATTCACCTCATCCACCACCACCCCGGTTTCCACGGGGGAGCGGCTCTACAGCCGGCAGGAATTCCTGCCCGCGCTGCAGGCAGGCATCGCCGTGGCGCAGCCGGACCTGTCGCACGCGGGCGGCATCACGGAGGTCCGCAAGATCGCCGCGCTGGCCGAGGTGTACGAAGTCCAGCTGGCGCCGCACTGCCCGCTGGGACCCCTGGCGCTCGCGGCCTGTTTGCAGGTTGGCTTCGCCACGCCCAACTTCCTCATCCAGGAACAAAGCATCGGCATCCACTACAACCAGGGCGCGGAAGTCCTTGACTATGTGGTGGACAAGACACCGTTCAAGTTCGTGAACGGCCACATCGAGCGGCTCACCGGGCCCGGACTCGGCGTCGAGATTGATGAGGCCGTGGTGCGGGCGGCGGACAAGCGCGGCCATGCCTGGCGCGGCCCCGTGTGGCGCCATCCCGACGGATCCTTCGCAGAATGGTGA
- a CDS encoding bifunctional 4-hydroxy-2-oxoglutarate aldolase/2-dehydro-3-deoxy-phosphogluconate aldolase, translating into MTSHNEAVTPASLLAGIRQTRLIGIVRGNDGGAAAKAALAAMEEGFQYVEIALTTPNALEAIREVRAAAPAGCLVGAGTVLSQADVGRVLAAGGQFIVTPSLAPSISEAASAGIPVLAGALTPSEAYEAMEGGATAIKLFPASIGGPGYLKAVRDPFPDIPFIAVGGVGLDEATGYWEAGAIAVGLGGPLFGKAASGGDLTEMRDRARSFLGLAAEFAARTGTSS; encoded by the coding sequence ATGACATCCCACAATGAAGCTGTTACCCCCGCCAGCCTCCTGGCGGGTATCCGCCAGACGCGCCTTATTGGCATTGTCCGCGGGAACGACGGCGGTGCTGCCGCCAAGGCTGCGCTGGCGGCGATGGAGGAGGGTTTCCAGTACGTGGAGATCGCCCTCACCACGCCCAACGCGCTGGAGGCCATCCGGGAAGTCCGTGCGGCTGCCCCGGCCGGCTGCCTGGTGGGCGCCGGCACCGTCCTCAGCCAGGCCGACGTCGGACGCGTCCTGGCAGCCGGTGGCCAGTTCATCGTCACCCCGTCCCTGGCCCCCTCCATCAGCGAGGCTGCCAGTGCCGGCATCCCCGTCCTGGCCGGTGCGCTGACTCCCAGCGAGGCTTACGAGGCGATGGAAGGCGGCGCCACCGCCATCAAGCTGTTCCCGGCGTCCATCGGCGGCCCCGGCTACCTGAAGGCCGTCCGGGATCCCTTCCCTGACATCCCGTTCATCGCCGTCGGCGGTGTGGGCCTGGATGAAGCCACCGGGTACTGGGAGGCCGGGGCCATCGCCGTCGGCCTGGGTGGTCCGCTCTTCGGCAAGGCGGCGTCAGGCGGTGATCTGACGGAGATGCGGGACCGCGCCCGCAGCTTCCTGGGCCTCGCCGCCGAATTCGCCGCGCGGACCGGGACGTCTTCATGA